A single genomic interval of uncultured Pseudodesulfovibrio sp. harbors:
- a CDS encoding YhcH/YjgK/YiaL family protein codes for MIIDTLENADKYICLNPRFATAFAVLRRSNLACFNEGRLEIDGDDVYAIIAKGPGRKRADAQLETHDKYIDIQYVINGTDTIGWKSRQELGDPTDNSDPQNDVAFYDDEPSAWSAVGPGMFGIYFPEDGHMPMISDNELHKAIIKVAV; via the coding sequence ATGATTATCGACACGCTTGAAAACGCGGATAAATACATCTGTCTGAATCCCCGGTTCGCCACGGCCTTCGCCGTTCTGCGGCGTAGCAACCTGGCCTGCTTCAATGAGGGCAGGCTGGAAATCGACGGCGATGACGTCTACGCCATTATCGCCAAGGGACCGGGCCGCAAACGGGCAGACGCGCAACTGGAGACGCACGATAAATACATCGACATCCAGTACGTCATCAACGGCACCGACACCATCGGCTGGAAATCCCGTCAGGAGCTGGGAGACCCCACTGATAACTCCGATCCGCAGAACGACGTCGCGTTCTATGACGACGAACCAAGCGCATGGTCTGCCGTGGGACCGGGCATGTTCGGCATATATTTTCCGGAAGACGGGCATATGCCCATGATCTCGGACAACGAGCTGCACAAGGCAATCATCAAGGTGGCCGTCTGA
- a CDS encoding ATPase P encodes MRFDIPGYGLLDVQHIVCDYNGTLAEDGSLLPGVKEIMDRLAEHVTIHVITADTHGSAHSELADCRCSIHIIGDKDQSRDKRDFVRSLGQAQTVAVGNGRNDEGMLAEAALGIVLIQREGAFRASLMTADIVCTSIVDALELFMKPNRLTATLRNA; translated from the coding sequence ATGCGCTTTGATATCCCGGGATATGGATTGCTGGATGTGCAGCATATCGTGTGTGATTACAACGGCACACTGGCCGAAGACGGCAGCCTGCTCCCCGGCGTGAAAGAAATCATGGACCGGCTTGCCGAACACGTTACAATTCATGTCATCACGGCTGACACCCATGGTTCGGCCCACTCCGAACTGGCCGACTGCCGCTGCTCGATCCACATCATAGGCGACAAGGACCAAAGCAGGGACAAACGCGACTTCGTCCGCAGTCTCGGTCAGGCGCAGACGGTCGCCGTGGGCAACGGCAGAAACGATGAAGGAATGCTTGCCGAAGCCGCGCTCGGCATCGTCCTGATCCAGCGGGAAGGCGCATTCCGGGCGTCACTCATGACCGCCGACATCGTCTGCACTTCCATTGTCGACGCGCTGGAGCTTTTCATGAAACCGAACAGGCTGACCGCAACCCTGAGGAACGCATGA
- a CDS encoding FAD-dependent oxidoreductase, with protein sequence MTYDLVVIGAGPGGFDAAVAGAGYGLKVALVEKDVLGGTCVNRGCIPTKLWLGATSAIEELHNQSKMKVASGEVNVDFTALQARVQKHLVGTRKAMGMQLKKLGVDLLEGIGRLAGKGKISVENEDGTQEVDYKNLVVATGSKPIFFPGLEPDGECVLDSDMFLSMDSMPSSLIVVGAGFIGLEMAQAAHRFGAKVTVVDAMDRVAPLEDPEVSKALRSVFKRWKWDIKLEERVSGVRTVDGKAVLTLESGEQIEADKALVAVGRGPVTQGIGLEEAGIEMQFNQIQVDENLMAAKNIYAIGDANGQMQLAHAAAHQAHYVASRIAGKTDAPYESGPIPSVLYGAPEVMRVGLMQNEAFLTDMDCEVSKVQLAANPMAQAHAATQGFVKVVWSGGKVVGVTAVGHEVSRLATTSTMIVQQGWTAEDIYKTIFPHPSLDESLLMALKADRQKVEG encoded by the coding sequence ATGACTTATGATCTCGTTGTAATTGGTGCCGGTCCCGGCGGTTTTGACGCCGCCGTGGCTGGAGCCGGATACGGCCTCAAGGTCGCCCTCGTGGAAAAGGACGTCCTCGGCGGCACCTGCGTCAACCGGGGCTGCATCCCGACAAAACTCTGGCTGGGAGCGACGTCCGCCATCGAGGAACTGCATAACCAGTCCAAGATGAAAGTCGCATCCGGCGAAGTGAACGTGGACTTCACCGCATTGCAGGCACGGGTGCAGAAGCATCTTGTCGGCACACGCAAGGCCATGGGCATGCAGCTCAAAAAGCTTGGTGTCGACCTGCTTGAAGGTATCGGCAGGCTGGCCGGGAAAGGCAAAATCTCCGTTGAAAACGAAGACGGCACGCAGGAAGTCGACTACAAGAATCTCGTGGTAGCCACCGGTTCAAAGCCGATATTCTTCCCCGGACTGGAGCCTGACGGCGAATGCGTTCTCGACTCCGACATGTTCCTTTCCATGGACTCCATGCCTTCCTCGCTCATCGTGGTCGGCGCGGGCTTCATCGGTCTGGAAATGGCACAGGCGGCCCACCGCTTCGGCGCGAAGGTCACGGTCGTGGACGCCATGGACCGCGTGGCCCCGCTGGAAGACCCGGAGGTCTCCAAGGCGCTCCGTTCGGTCTTCAAACGGTGGAAATGGGATATCAAACTTGAAGAGCGCGTGTCCGGCGTCCGCACCGTGGACGGCAAGGCCGTGCTCACCCTTGAATCCGGCGAACAGATCGAGGCGGACAAGGCGCTCGTCGCAGTGGGCCGCGGACCGGTCACTCAGGGCATCGGCCTTGAGGAAGCAGGCATCGAGATGCAGTTCAACCAGATTCAGGTGGACGAAAATCTCATGGCCGCAAAAAACATCTACGCCATCGGCGATGCCAATGGTCAGATGCAGCTTGCCCATGCCGCAGCGCATCAGGCGCATTACGTTGCCTCGCGCATCGCGGGAAAAACCGATGCCCCGTATGAATCCGGCCCGATTCCGAGCGTGCTTTACGGCGCTCCCGAGGTCATGCGCGTCGGCCTGATGCAGAACGAGGCATTCCTGACCGACATGGACTGCGAAGTCTCCAAGGTGCAGCTCGCGGCCAACCCCATGGCACAGGCGCACGCCGCCACACAGGGATTCGTCAAAGTCGTCTGGTCCGGCGGCAAGGTCGTCGGCGTGACAGCCGTGGGCCACGAGGTTTCGCGCCTCGCCACCACATCCACCATGATCGTGCAGCAGGGATGGACAGCGGAAGATATTTACAAAACCATCTTCCCGCACCCGTCCCTTGACGAGTCACTGCTCATGGCACTCAAGGCGGATCGGCAGAAAGTCGAAGGATAG
- the gcvPB gene encoding aminomethyl-transferring glycine dehydrogenase subunit GcvPB, which yields MKTIFESSVAGREGCWPCDGMAEEAYIPKELLRDGEIGLPSASELDVVRHFTKLSQRNYGVDGNFYPLGSCTMKYNPKFTEIVAGMPGFTRLHPVLPQLQGAGGLCQGALEVMYEIEQQLAEITGMAAYTMHPMAGAHGELTGVMLMAAYHRDKGNKKTKVIVPDSAHGTNPASAAIAGYEIVSIESVDGIVSPEALAEVLDDEVAGMMMTCPNTLGLFEQNLPKVVEMLREVDALLYYDGANLNAIMGKMRVGDVGFDIVHWNLHKTMATPHGGGGPGSGPVGVSERLVPFLPISRVAKLEDGQYFLDYDYPKSIGYVAPFYGNFGVYLKAYAYILRLGGKGLTRATENAVLAANYMRKRLEDHFEIPYNRICMHEFVASASKQAENGVHALDIGKGLLDKGHHAPTVYFPLIVPEAIMIEPTETENKETLDTFIDDLIAIAETAESNPEAVQAAPVTLPVTRLDETKAARSMELTDDL from the coding sequence ATGAAGACAATATTCGAATCATCCGTAGCCGGACGCGAAGGCTGCTGGCCCTGCGACGGCATGGCCGAAGAAGCATACATTCCGAAAGAACTGCTGCGTGACGGCGAGATCGGCCTGCCCTCGGCTTCCGAGCTAGACGTGGTGCGCCACTTCACCAAACTCTCGCAGCGCAACTACGGTGTGGACGGCAATTTCTATCCGCTGGGTTCCTGTACCATGAAGTACAACCCCAAGTTCACGGAAATCGTGGCTGGCATGCCCGGTTTCACGCGCCTGCACCCGGTACTGCCGCAGTTGCAGGGCGCGGGCGGACTCTGTCAGGGCGCGCTCGAAGTCATGTACGAAATCGAGCAGCAACTGGCCGAGATCACCGGCATGGCCGCCTACACCATGCACCCCATGGCCGGGGCGCACGGCGAGCTGACTGGCGTCATGCTCATGGCCGCCTATCACAGGGACAAGGGCAACAAGAAGACCAAGGTCATCGTGCCCGACTCCGCACACGGCACCAACCCCGCTTCCGCGGCCATCGCCGGATATGAAATCGTATCCATCGAATCCGTGGACGGCATCGTCAGCCCCGAGGCTCTGGCCGAAGTGCTCGACGACGAAGTGGCAGGCATGATGATGACCTGTCCCAACACGCTGGGCCTGTTCGAACAGAACCTGCCCAAGGTCGTTGAAATGCTCCGCGAAGTGGACGCCCTGCTCTACTACGACGGCGCAAACCTCAACGCCATCATGGGCAAGATGCGCGTGGGCGACGTCGGGTTCGACATCGTTCACTGGAACCTTCACAAGACCATGGCCACCCCGCACGGCGGCGGCGGTCCCGGTTCCGGTCCGGTGGGCGTGTCCGAACGGCTCGTTCCGTTCCTGCCCATCTCCCGCGTGGCAAAGCTCGAAGACGGCCAGTACTTCCTCGACTACGACTACCCGAAGTCCATCGGCTACGTGGCTCCGTTCTACGGCAACTTCGGCGTGTACCTGAAGGCCTATGCCTACATCCTGCGCCTCGGCGGCAAGGGCTTGACTCGCGCTACCGAAAACGCCGTGCTCGCCGCAAACTACATGCGTAAACGCCTGGAAGATCACTTCGAGATTCCCTACAACCGCATCTGCATGCACGAATTCGTTGCCAGCGCCTCCAAGCAGGCGGAAAACGGCGTCCATGCCCTTGATATCGGCAAGGGACTTCTCGACAAGGGCCACCACGCCCCCACGGTCTACTTCCCGCTCATCGTGCCGGAAGCCATCATGATCGAGCCCACGGAAACCGAGAACAAGGAAACACTCGATACATTCATCGACGACCTCATTGCCATCGCCGAAACGGCGGAATCCAACCCGGAAGCAGTGCAGGCCGCCCCGGTCACCCTCCCGGTGACCCGTCTCGACGAGACAAAGGCCGCACGCTCCATGGAGCTGACTGATGACTTATGA
- the gcvPA gene encoding aminomethyl-transferring glycine dehydrogenase subunit GcvPA produces MPYVPHTEEEVREMLATIGVDSIEDLFAEIAEDMRPQSFDLPEGLSEMEVLSKLEAMANKNAIDRVSFLGAGFYDHYIPATVDALTMRGEFYTAYTPYQPEASQGTLQAIFEYQTAVTRLLGMDCANASVYDGGTALYEALMMAVRKTKRRKVVVSEALNPIYRVMLDSYTTNLDIELVTVPHKDGMTDIEGIKAAIDSDTAALLVQNPNFFGSINDFTDLFTAAREKKAVSIISSYPVLQTLLKTPGEMGADIAVAEGQSLGLPLSFGGPYLGIMTCTKKMVRQIPGRIVGRTEDTEGRTGYVLTLQAREQHIRRQRATSNICSNQSLCALRALVHMCTLGEMGLKRAARLSVERAHLCAERLSAIDGVEMLTKGPFGNEFAVTLPVNAYDAIAKLTERGFIPGFPLGRYYEGLDNGLLVACTEKTSEEQIGIFAEMLKGALK; encoded by the coding sequence ATGCCCTACGTACCTCATACTGAAGAAGAAGTACGGGAAATGCTCGCCACCATCGGTGTGGATTCCATCGAGGATCTCTTTGCAGAGATCGCCGAGGACATGCGCCCGCAGAGCTTTGATCTTCCCGAAGGCCTGAGCGAAATGGAAGTCCTTTCCAAGCTCGAAGCCATGGCAAACAAGAACGCCATTGACCGCGTCAGCTTTCTCGGCGCAGGTTTCTACGATCATTACATCCCGGCCACGGTCGACGCCCTGACCATGCGCGGCGAGTTCTACACCGCCTACACACCCTACCAGCCCGAGGCATCGCAGGGTACACTCCAGGCAATCTTCGAATACCAGACAGCCGTAACCCGTCTGCTCGGCATGGACTGCGCCAACGCAAGCGTCTACGACGGCGGCACCGCTCTCTACGAAGCCCTGATGATGGCCGTCCGCAAGACCAAACGCCGCAAGGTCGTGGTTTCCGAAGCACTGAACCCCATTTACCGGGTCATGCTCGACTCCTACACCACGAACCTCGATATCGAGCTGGTCACCGTCCCGCACAAGGACGGCATGACCGATATCGAAGGCATCAAGGCCGCCATCGATTCCGACACTGCCGCCCTGCTGGTGCAGAATCCCAACTTCTTCGGCTCCATCAACGACTTCACGGACCTGTTCACCGCAGCACGCGAGAAAAAGGCCGTCTCCATCATTTCCTCTTACCCGGTGCTCCAGACCCTGCTCAAGACTCCCGGCGAAATGGGCGCGGACATCGCGGTTGCAGAGGGCCAGTCCCTCGGCCTGCCGCTTTCGTTCGGCGGCCCGTACCTCGGCATCATGACCTGCACCAAGAAGATGGTCCGCCAGATTCCGGGACGCATCGTCGGCCGCACCGAGGACACCGAAGGACGCACCGGCTACGTGCTCACTCTTCAGGCCCGCGAACAGCACATCCGCCGTCAGCGGGCAACGTCCAACATCTGCTCCAACCAGTCCCTGTGCGCTCTGCGCGCGCTGGTTCACATGTGCACACTCGGAGAAATGGGCCTCAAACGAGCCGCCCGTCTTTCCGTTGAACGTGCCCATCTCTGCGCTGAGCGTCTCTCCGCCATCGACGGTGTGGAAATGCTCACCAAGGGGCCCTTCGGCAACGAATTCGCCGTCACCCTGCCGGTGAACGCATACGACGCCATCGCGAAACTCACGGAACGCGGATTCATCCCCGGATTCCCTCTGGGACGCTACTACGAAGGACTGGACAACGGCCTGCTGGTGGCCTGCACCGAAAAGACCAGTGAAGAACAGATCGGCATCTTCGCCGAGATGCTCAAGGGGGCGCTCAAATGA
- the gcvH gene encoding glycine cleavage system protein GcvH: protein MIPEDLLYAKSHEWCMIEGDVATVGITQFAQEQLGDLTFVEMPEVGDTFEAGAEMGSVESVKAASEIYAPVSGEVIEVNEELEDAPEKVNEEPYGAGWILKFKIKGQPEGLLDAEGYAAAIESEGH from the coding sequence ATGATCCCTGAAGATCTTCTGTACGCCAAGTCCCATGAGTGGTGCATGATCGAAGGCGATGTCGCCACCGTCGGCATCACCCAGTTTGCACAGGAACAGCTCGGCGACCTGACTTTCGTCGAGATGCCCGAAGTGGGCGACACTTTCGAAGCCGGTGCCGAAATGGGTTCCGTCGAGTCGGTCAAAGCCGCCAGCGAAATCTACGCCCCGGTATCGGGCGAAGTCATTGAAGTGAACGAGGAACTGGAAGACGCTCCCGAAAAGGTCAATGAAGAACCTTACGGCGCAGGCTGGATTCTCAAATTCAAGATCAAGGGCCAACCCGAAGGACTGCTGGACGCTGAAGGCTACGCCGCAGCCATCGAATCAGAAGGCCACTAG